Proteins encoded together in one Bombus affinis isolate iyBomAffi1 chromosome 2, iyBomAffi1.2, whole genome shotgun sequence window:
- the LOC126925645 gene encoding uncharacterized protein LOC126925645 isoform X2 — MTDESQDKVDGRTEKSKGRNPVNFDSICKEIMLRDKLSRRNWSRKYEHLSAEFFKKVLAEECRKEGFPADTFQHKPPEDAIKRSPILLKPSPSIPRTASGHWYISPKRTIEPPIEPGEFRVMQQRFIFLG, encoded by the exons ATGACGGACGAATCGCAAGATAAAGTAGATGGTAGAACTGAGAAGAGTAAGGGAAGAAATCCGGTGAACTTTGACAGTATTTG TAAGGAAATTATGCTACGAGATAAGTTATCTCGGCGCAACTGGTCCAGAAAGTATGAACACCTGTCGGCTGAATTTTTTAAGAAG GTGCTGGCCGAAGAATGCAGAAAGGAGGGATTTCCGGCGGACACTTTCCAACACAAACCACCGGAAGATGCGATTAAGCGTTCACCAATTCTTCTGAAACCATCGCCGTCCATTCCCAGAACGGCATCCG GTCACTGGTATATCTCGCCGAAACGAACGATAGAACCACCCATTGAACCTGGTGAATTTCGCGTCATGCAGCAAAGATTCATTTTTCTCGGTTAA
- the LOC126925645 gene encoding uncharacterized protein LOC126925645 isoform X1, translating into MTDESQDKVDGRTEKSKGRNPVNFDSICKEIMLRDKLSRRNWSRKYEHLSAEFFKKVLAEECRKEGFPADTFQHKPPEDAIKRSPILLKPSPSIPRTASGMVGLRSSRPEYNLEFTGHWYISPKRTIEPPIEPGEFRVMQQRFIFLG; encoded by the exons ATGACGGACGAATCGCAAGATAAAGTAGATGGTAGAACTGAGAAGAGTAAGGGAAGAAATCCGGTGAACTTTGACAGTATTTG TAAGGAAATTATGCTACGAGATAAGTTATCTCGGCGCAACTGGTCCAGAAAGTATGAACACCTGTCGGCTGAATTTTTTAAGAAG GTGCTGGCCGAAGAATGCAGAAAGGAGGGATTTCCGGCGGACACTTTCCAACACAAACCACCGGAAGATGCGATTAAGCGTTCACCAATTCTTCTGAAACCATCGCCGTCCATTCCCAGAACGGCATCCGGTATGGTAGGCTTACGATCATCCCGTCCAGAATATAATCTTGAGTTTACAGGTCACTGGTATATCTCGCCGAAACGAACGATAGAACCACCCATTGAACCTGGTGAATTTCGCGTCATGCAGCAAAGATTCATTTTTCTCGGTTAA